CTACACGTACCATGCTGTAGTGATAAACCACACTGTTAggtcaaacataaaaacaaaatatatatgtatcATAGTTTGTAGGGACAAGTTCCAACAGATGAGGAGACCCGTCTGGATACACTATGAGCTACTATTGCACTGTTTTAACCCATTTCTAGCTGTGATGGAGCAAGAAATGGTTTGCTGTAGTGCTTCTTCctactgtaacacacacaaaaaaaaagttcataccAACAAGAGCCTTTATTTGAGACCGTGAGTGTGGTGCCATGAATGAGGCGCTCCATGTCTCTGGCTAGATGCTTACTCTCCAGATCCACCGACAGAGGAACCCTGAGACAGAGAAAGAACTTTAATCAATGGCATACACAATGACTGACAACCTGGATAGATACAAATAATCGAAACACTTTCAGTGATCAATCTCAGAGCACATTTCCTACAAAGTTAAAGATGTGATCGATTGCCGAAATTTCACAGGCAATTTGTCTATCGTCAATAGTGAAGCGATCTCAAATTCTCTGAATTTAAACCCTGAGGAACAGTAGATGTGACCACATTTTTATCACttgtttttcttttagaaataaaaaaagtgatagGCTTAACATGGacagtttttatatttctgaactctagttttatattatttatgtttacatGTACTACTTTTTAAAGCTCCAGATGAGtgcaattatttatatatcatgATGCGGtttcataaatgcatattttagagagagagttcaccccaaaaatgaaaatcaccccATGATTAACTCGTCCTCAAGGCATCCTGGGTGTAtgttactttcttctttcagacgaatgcaATCAGATTCATATGTTGGCGCAGCATAAGCTCCGGTGAAAATATGCTAATAAGTTTGCACAAGTTTtacatatggatatttttctcacAAAAACTCATCGATTCGCTTCAGGACTGTGTGtgacactttttatgatggatggatgaactttATTGGACTATTGAATATCACAGATTCATGGCCATTATAAGGCTCGGAAGAACGAggatgtttttaatataactctggttgcattcatctgaaagaagaaagtcatatacctagccttgaggggggggggggggtaaatcatggggtaattttcatttttgggtgaactatcgctttaacaTAAATGACGTAAGATTTGAACGTGTGTGTTTATACCAGTCTTATTATTTGGAGTACTTCACTACACAAATAACAAGAAATGTCTCTCTATTCTGCACTAAAATGTTTGttcgtgtgtgtgcgcgtgtactTACAGTTAGAAACAACTTACTTCTTCCTTTCATAGAAATGCTTCCCAATGTGGGAGGGTAACCTGCGGCGGATGCGTGCGTCTGACAGAAACAAATCAAAGTTGCCCAGCAGTTTCCTTTTGGCTTCAAACGGCTTATACTCAGTTTTCAACATGTTGAAAGGAATCACCTACCAATAGAAAATGTGTTGTAAAGAGAAGATGACACCGTATTTCATAATACCTACTGTCACGTAAAAATAGACCTGCTTGGGAAGTCATGACTGTTTCAAAGTTTGTAGAGACAAGCTCTAATAGAAAAGGAGACTCGTCTGGATACACgctgaattactcttgccctttTTAAACCCATGACCAGCACGGAGACAGAAGGAAAGGGTTTGCTGAAGTGCGTGTAACTCTACTAAACTTATAACAACTAGACAGATGAATTACCTCTATGGCATTTTGGATCCCTCTCACTTTGAGCAACTTCTTGTAGAATCTCACTGTCTGTTCGGAGGTCATTTTGGGTTCATCTCTGGTGAAGAGACACACGTCTCCGGATTCTGTCCTCAGCCCATGAGGTAAAGGACTGTGGTGCAAAGCAAACTTGGTAAGAGCAATAACATATTTAATGAACTTATGTTTCTCTAAACCAATGACTCTAGATTGATTTCTCATTGAAACACTTACATGCGAATGTTTTGCTCCTTTTTAGGGATTGTCCATAGAGTTAACAGTAGAGAGATGGCCTGACCATCGTTCTCTAAGAGCTTTAGGGACGAGGAGCTGCTCTTTATATATGCCAGTAATGCATGTACAGCTTTCTTTACCTGAAATACATgttattaactaatgtcttttAAACAATAGTAGCTCTCAGAATCAGCCATGAAACATTTTACAAAGACAGCAACCAAAACCAAGACTAATACAAGTGATTCAGGCACATGCacgaaacaaaaaataaaagcaaagatAACATATATGTTTTATATCTTAACTACTTCGTGACCTGCGTGCTTGGTTACAGCAGTTAGCAAACATGCGGCCTGTTTAGTTACTAGACACCCAAACGTAAACATACtaacaaaattattaacatttaacaaCAATGTAAGGGTTAACATAGCAAATTTGTCTAGTTTACCTGAGAGCGATCGAAATCTATTTTATCTCGTGGGGACTCCATGTTGCACGTGTAGCGAGACAGCATAAATGCGCATGCGTATTTCCGAAGTAACATTAAACGTCACaagcacttttattttgaaataataatccGTCTTCGATTAGTAGCGTAAAAGTCAAGAAAACTCAGTAAACAAACATCAATATTTCAAACGGTATATTTAGCCTTACACGATAGCCTATCATATGTGTAATCTGAAACATTATGTATGCGAGGTGACTGTCAGCCTTGTCTGTGTAGGATCTCCAACATTATTGGGCaattaccatagactgtataaaacagcAAACAGTACGTTAATAAGAATAAAGTGCATGAAAGCAATGCTAACataattattgtttcatttgtataTTCTAAACTCGTGGTTAATGTTTTATGAGATACATACACACAATCGTTGTTTGTATGCTATTCatacatttctttaataaaaagctTGTCTGTGGAGCATTGTGCATACATAAAACAGCATGGCTCGTGCACTCCCATTTAAATCATGAAATATGATTATAAATATACTAATACATAAAATTCAAAATGGTCTAAAAGTGTATGCAacttaataaatgaaattaaatgtaacattattaataatacagtGTTGCATTATTCTCTGCCTTAATCATGCCCATTTGGTTTTCCAGCTAGAATTACTAAAAAGCAGTGCAAGGTCCAGGGCATTGAacacaaacattttcatttgaagtcattttagtgttttattttttggaagATTGATGTTTCCATCCCCAACAGGAGGATACAGAATTTACACCAGCTGATATGACAAGTTTGTCATGTCAAGCTTGTGCATTATTACATCTCTACATAAGTGTCATTCTATGACCTGATCTTGACGATTGTGACTCTTGCTGGACTTGCCAGGTAAAGAGCAAGGGTACTGGCAAGCTTAGACCCTGTATGGGCCCCTTTCATGCCATAACGAAACAGTCAGCAGCCTCTATCTGCCCAGATGATGCTGCTGTAAATATGCAATCAGAGACCCTGCATTCTTATAAGAGAAAATTATCTATGTTATGTTTGAATGGGGCACACAGTAATGGCATTAACCTTTCAAAGAGATGACATCAAGACTCCCGCTCTcgtttttttaacataaaattaaaaagtcaATACCTTACAAGAAAATTGCATCCATTTTAAGATTATGTACCAGTGGAGAGAAACTGGCTTTGACAATTGGGCTACATGAGTGGCATAGCTGAGCTCTCAATATGAGAAAGCTGTAACACTGAGCTTGTCTTTCTATATTAATATTCTTCCTAAAATTGATACGGTCACTTTGATAATGTCCTTTTTCCAAAGTAATTTTCTTAGACTGATCCACAGTGGGAAGATGGAGCAGTTTGGAGGATATCTGGCAGGCACACATCTCTGTGTCCTCCTCAATCCCAGAGTGCACCAGGGAAGTCCTTCAATCTGCATTTAGTCCTTCTCAGGTACCAACTTCAGCACCTTGCCAATTGCGATTGTCTTaccttaaaaaaattacataaaacatcTTTAGATATTACGTCATTAAATGTATTTGATCTGCAAACTGCTGGAAATGTGATGTTTGAATTATCATATTAGATTTAGTTAATATCTTACCCTCATCTCTTAAGGTGAAACGTCCCATCTGAGGGAAGTCTTTAAAAGTCTCTAAGCAGATAGTTCCTGCGGCCCTAAGACGGGCGATGCATACTTGGTCTTGTTTGACAAAGCGTGGGCGAGTCTTGCTCTTGTCTCCTGTCTTCTTGTCCACCAGACAGATTAACGCCTAATTGTGGAGGTTTTTAGGAACATAACAGTTAAATATTTTAGGCTACGAAACCACAGAGCTCGGAGTTTACACCTTTTATGTCTGAATTTTTTAGGAGTGCACACAAAAACACCTACTGTTATCTGCACTTCTTCTATGCAGGTATGGATGTGTAGTACTGCATTGTAACCTGGGCATATTATGGATTTGTGTTCAATAATGACAATCTGTGAACAAGAACAAAGAAAAAAGCCTTTAAATCATGcttaaaaaatgactaaattaaatAACGAAACACAATATTGTGTGGAAATCCTTACCTGGGCATCAAAAGTGCGCCCTGAGTGGCAGAGGTTCTCAGCATTGCATAGGATAAAGCCTGGGAGAATCTCTTCCTCCTCGATGCCTTTGAGCCGGAGCTTCAGGTTTTCGCCAGGTCCGGCGTAATCCGTTTCCACATCATCTGAGAGAAGGCTCAACACTTCCACCGTGTGCTGGGAAATCAGAACAAACAACGTTTCAGACACTGAATGTGAAAATTCCAGAAAATGGCTAAGAATCATTGTGATTACAACAAACAGTACAGTAGTCTTACCCTATTTGGCATCATAATAAGCTGTTGTGCTTTCATGATACTTCCAGATTCCAGTTTTCCAAGCACCACAGTGCCCATGTCCTACACAAAAGATTTTTAAGGAAAATTACAGACTCTATCTGCCGATGTTAGAGGTTTTTTATATTGATCAGTATTAGGCTATGCACCTTTGCCATCATTCAACACGCACTTAAAGTTAACCATAAAAAACAccaatattcttttttattttttactatacattttactgctgtgatgcctaaattcacttgtagcatttcaactttattgATTTGTTTCAATTAGACAAATAGTATAGAATTCAAATTCTAATCATAACATGGAATAAAATATCTCATGAGAGAATGTAACTATTTCACATTCTGAATTTGTATGAATTCTTATGATttcatttgcaaaaaataaagcGTACAATTTTTAGGAATAAGCACGAAGGTTCAACCAGCTCTAGCAAGGCTAGGCTAAATAACTTAATCTCATTACATGTGCTGAACACTGGACCTAGTTTAGTTTATTGGTATTATAATACCTCACACATTTAGTCTGAAAGGGAAGAGAACCGCTGAGAAAACAATTTCCTTCTTCCATTCTACTAGATAAGTTTCCTGCCAGAACACTCCCTCATGCTGTGacattaaaataattgaaaatcctCAGCAGAAACTGATACAACAGCAGTATTTGGAGCAGTAAGACACTCTTGATAGACACTAGCATATTATTTAAGAGCAGCAGATGTGGTTTTGAGGAGCACGTTGCTTACGcaacttaccgtatttttcggactataagtctcacctaagtataagtcgcatcagtccaaaaatacgtcatgacgaggaaaaaaatatatgtaagtcgcactggactataaatcgcatttagaaccaagaaccaaaagaaaacattaccgccctctcgcggctggagtcGGTAATGTTTgtattggttcatgtcaaattaatttgtataaataagtcgcacctgactatgaaaaaaaatgcaacttatattccggaaaatacggtatgctTATGTACTTAGTGAGATTGCGTTTAACTGTTCTAGCATCTGTAAAGTCATCAAACCTGACATCAAATGTCAAGATAACAATCCCAGCTTTCATTTACCTTGTATTTATCCACAATAGATAATCGGATGGGACCATCACTAGATCTGTTGAAGATTGGCAGGCTGTCCAGATGTGGAATGAACGGTAACCCCCTATATGAGTTCAGAGTTAATGTAAATTCCCAGTTTTCAGTCTGATTTCACCTTCATATTTACATGGTAGCCTGAAAAATGCCATGCTATACTTACGTGTACCAAGGGCACAGCTCAGAAGATTCTTTCAGGTTGGCTCCAGTCATTCCAGAGCAGGGCATGAAGTGAATGTCTTTCTTCGGATTAAAGCCCACCTTCTTCAGAAATGGCACTAACTTCTCTTTACATTCCTCGTATCTGCGGGGAAATGTGCGCTAATTGGTAAAAGAAGGACACGATACAAGAATAAAAACGTCTGAAGTATATTTTATTCACCTATCCAAACTCCAGTTCACAGTGGGATCGTCCATTTTGTTGATGAGGACTATCAAATGTTTGACTCCAGCGGTTTTGGCCAGCATGGCGTGCTCCCTTGTCTGACCCCCCTTTTCAAAACCGGTCTCAAACTCGCCTTTTCTGGCAGAGATGACCTGAAGGAAAGCAAGGTTTTCTTAAATGTCTTGTCAATAAAACCAGACAAAATAAAGCCAAGACCTGcagattgatttattttaatatatatctacactaccattcaaaagtttgggggtttAAAAAATAGTTGgcagcatttatctgatcaaatatacagtaaaaataattgtacagggtctaacacacacatatatacatatatatatatattttttttttaatgtaatttattcctgtaatggcaaagccaTCATACAGAGCTAGAAGCAATAATCAGTCCTGCTGTTTCAAGAGGAACTCACCAGCACTGCCAAGTCAGCTTGGGATGCCCCTCCAATCATGTTGGGTACAAAGCTTTTATGGCCTGGGGCATCAAGAATAGTAAAGTGCTTTTTCTCAGTTTCAAAGTAAGCTCTTCCAACTTCTACTGTTTTCCCCTTGTCTCTTTCCTCTTGGTTTGTGTCTAGAGCCCAGGAAAGATACCTGCAGGGACAAACAGAAGTATGAGATATCATTTCAACCCAGTCTGCATCATGAGAGCAAACATTTCACTCAAAAAGACATGAATATTTGATGTGCTCACATAGACATCTAAGAATGACTATGCCATAAGGTTTGCTTATCTTAGacaaaactcagctttgccaaaGGAATCAGTTACATTTCAAATTGTATTAGAATAGTtatctttgaatttaataatatttcacaatattactgtatttttgatacttTTGGTGAGTATAAGAAACTTAATGAGAGACCATACTTTTCATAGTCAGCAGTGTatgaaaagacattaaaaacaatgtctgtttaccaggtctctCTATTCTTCTCTTTTGCCTCCCGTTCATATTTCTCCAGCGTTCGTTTGTCCACCATACCAGTTAGATACCTTaatgaaaaacaatgaaatatgcagctgttatattatatatcataatgtATAAGAGGACGTTAGGTCAGCCAAGACCATAGTTGACTCACATAATCTGTCCACCAATTGTAGACTTGCCTGCATCtgtataaaagaaaaacaaatcagaCAATAAACTCAATCAATTAGATAATTCTGGATATAATGCTTGCTAGATAAGCAGACGTTTTTACAAAGAAAATCTAAAACTGTGTGTTCCAACACAACACATACCCACATGTCCTATGAACACTACATTCACGTGTTCTTTCTTAGGGGCGTCCGGTGGAGGAGGAGGCAGCTTGGGAGTCGGcatctcctcatcctcctccatcaTTTCGTCCTGTGCCTCATCCCCACAAAATCCTGTGTCCGTCGGGGATCCACCTCCTGGTTCCTCCTCATCCGGCTCTCCTTTCTGCTCCCACGTCTCCACTGCACTGTCATCCGTCTCTCCATTCTCCACCGCAGCTGTAGGGACAGTCACATGAACACATATGTGTTTAATGGATGCAGGATTCAAGACTAAGATTTACTAAAACACTGACCTGCTCCTGGAAAATGCAGAGACGAGCCCACAAAAATGCTAAAACTAAGACAAATCTAAACCTGTTTCTTAATTCTCATTTAAACCAATTTGTGAATGCAACAATTAATTAACTGAAATTGTACTGACTACTTATTGTGGGATACATGTATGGTGCTTTTGCTAAAGGGTGAAAGCTTTATTCGCCTTTGCACGTAAAGGAGCAACCAACACAGCGTTTCTCCTTTTCAGGTTCTGAAGAAGAAAATTAGTCATATGGGTGTGAAAcagcatgaaggtgagtaaaagatggccgaattttaatttctgggtgaactataaGCCAGTAGTTCTCAACCAGTGGGCCGGGGTCCACTAGGTGGCCTCGAAAAACGTAAATAAAAAGCATataaatgaactttaaaaaaatgaaattaaattaaatgaaattcaaataatctaaattaaaatctTATTTGTAGGATGCAAAGAtgtacaattttaaaatgaatttttattcatttatattcattacatttaaagtaGCAGAAATACATATCGGCTTAGATATGAGGGAATTATCTTGGATAAAGTGGGGCCTTGGAGTGAAAAAGGTAAGAAACCACTACGGAATAAAAAGATTTGAAGAGGACAGGAAAGGaatttcaaagcactgatttataTGCCATTACAAATATTGTACCGTATATTATACACTTCGGAGAACAAGCAAGGTAACAACTGATTCACCAAACACAACTGCAGCTGTATGAAAATCTATGCTTTACATAATGTGTACAGCTGGAAACAGGGTTAAATGAATAAGCACTACTCCATTCATGGAAACATTGTCATCTGCTTCTCTTGGTCAGTAGCTGTGGTTGGAGGTGTAAGTACAGATAAATAAGGCCTGTAATATGAGCACATGCATGCTGATGTAACAAGCCCAAGTTGCCCTCTGTATGGCTGATGAAGCAGCATTAGAGGCAGTGCAACACTATATCAGAACACAAAACCCAAGCAGAGAAGCACAGTCTGGTTTGAACATACCCACTGGTTCTGAGATCTCCATGCTGGCCACTGCATCGGTGTCTGCGGACAGAGACACAGGGAGGTTATTAATAGTAGTATTAAAAATTTAACTACAGCCAGTGTTGCCAAAATAGGAGAAAAAAATGTCTCTTCCCAGAACCTAGGGATGGGGGGCCCGTAGAAATAGTCGCTTGTTTTGGGTTTGTTTTCACATACTTGGTTGATTATTTGTCTCGCGAGATCTGGCAACACTGACGACAGCTGGTCATGTGACATCCCCAGCACAGCATCCGTGAGGGGGCGTTTAGATTAAAACAGCTGGTTCGTGTAAATACACATCATTTTAATGATACCAAAAAAAGTTCCTTGTTAATTTCcgtgtaaaacattttaataaggaAACTATTACCATCCTGTATTAACTAATAGAATCGATGAAGGGGAGAAACAGGAAATATCCTGGTGTGAAGTCGGACACGCAAGGCTAGCCGGGTATTAGTTCATGACAGCAGCAATGTGtattgaagttgtccaaatcaaCATTTTAAGAAGTAGTAACGTACAACTGGCTATGTACAAAAAGTCTTCACTCGACTGTGGTAAACATATCGCTCAACTAGCCTTCTATAAACATTTCCAGCTCAAAGCCCTTTTATGGGCACACCTCATTAATGCTGTAAGTCGGTTTATTAACGTTGACAGTTTACCATCAGACGTGGCGTCTCCCGGTGAACCTCGGGAAAGAAAGGATGGTACGAATTCCGCAGCGTCCACGTTGAGCCCGGTGAAGGCGGACTGAAGCTCGGTATCAGCCGTGGCCTCGACATCGTCCTCCTGTTCCCACGAATCAGGGGCTGTGTCTCTCGAGTCCATACTGGCTTTAACTCGAATAGCTGACGTTTCTGGCGGGTTGCACTATAACCCAAGAGCCGGGTTTGACCAAAACCAAATCTACTGTTAATTCAGTATCTATTTCAGGTAAACCGGGATTTTGGGAAATGCTGAAATGGAGCATGAGGCGTCTAGTCTTCCTACGACACCATGGACGCGCAGCTAGTTAACGTTAGCTGATCCTGGATCTGTGCGTGCGCGCAGTGCAGAAACGTGGAGTGTGAAAGCAGCGACCGTGTGATTATAGCCACATCAACAGCTTTTCAAATTAAGGCCATTATTGTAATGTTATGGTAAAGTACAGCGTTAAGAAATGCAAATATAATATTAACagtaaatatttgaaattaagtttttattcaaCCGTTTTTAGTTGAATTAAATTAgcattgtacactgtaaaaactaaaggtgcctcaggtatccttttgagtactccaggaaccttaaaatgtattttaagtgcctcaaagctctttttctcataatatggttcctggaggaaccatTAGAGTCTTTGCAGTTCGTGCAGGAACTCATGGGATCCTCGAAGCACTTTGTTCCCAGTTCTGAGGTTCTGGAGTCACCCCTTCATTACACTGAGACCTCAAAGTGCTCTggaggttcctggaggaactcacatttaaaaaaagggtTACTGCAAGCTCTGTTAACATTAAAGTGGTTCCTGGAAGATCTCACTTGTAAAAGCCAGCATCTGGAAGAACCAAGAGATTCAAgtgacaaaaatgaaatttgactgattattattattattattaattacttttgaggaatgtgatggaacaatgacttttgtggcactttccatgtgaaaaaaaaactaaatgtaaaaatcttcacacttgttctgtcaaaacataaataaataaataaataaaatagttttattgaaatagGCTAAATGTTAAATCATTCGAAGGTGGATAGTTTACCTTGAAActttaaagcaaacattaaaaatatgattGAACTAAATATGACTCATTACGCATTAGctactttaattaataaaaaaatattctaattataacaatcggtacaatagtaatatttagagttttttttatttgcctaataaaataagtttaaattattcagaaataatttttcaGCTTTTGTCAAGAAGAAAATGCATGAGGTTTGGACGCGTCCTCGCGCTCCTACTGTTTGCTCAAGCGCGCGCGCACGTGCGTGGAAGAGCGATTTCAAATACAAAGAAGTAACGGCTCCATTCATCAAAGAGAGTAAGAAACAACCGCTGCGCAAGGTGAGTAAAGACTCCGAAATAAATACA
This portion of the Carassius gibelio isolate Cgi1373 ecotype wild population from Czech Republic chromosome A12, carGib1.2-hapl.c, whole genome shotgun sequence genome encodes:
- the LOC128025171 gene encoding ribosomal L1 domain-containing protein 1 codes for the protein MLLRKYACAFMLSRYTCNMESPRDKIDFDRSQVKKAVHALLAYIKSSSSSLKLLENDGQAISLLLTLWTIPKKEQNIRIPLPHGLRTESGDVCLFTRDEPKMTSEQTVRFYKKLLKVRGIQNAIEVIPFNMLKTEYKPFEAKRKLLGNFDLFLSDARIRRRLPSHIGKHFYERKKVPLSVDLESKHLARDMERLIHGTTLTVSNKGSCCMVRVAHSSMTADEMVENVMTALSTISAKLATSGKNIKIIHLKSQTSVALPIYTSDLSHLALVEEARKEARLTKGAQKRKRENKNTEVSKLITKETEEEKDGEEEEISQLVPFETPTKKPKWEIISKKGLKKAPKPAAGKVLKKIIKDTKLTKKIQRSQHVI
- the LOC128025170 gene encoding eukaryotic peptide chain release factor GTP-binding subunit ERF3A, giving the protein MDSRDTAPDSWEQEDDVEATADTELQSAFTGLNVDAAEFVPSFLSRGSPGDATSDDTDAVASMEISEPVAAVENGETDDSAVETWEQKGEPDEEEPGGGSPTDTGFCGDEAQDEMMEEDEEMPTPKLPPPPPDAPKKEHVNVVFIGHVDAGKSTIGGQIMYLTGMVDKRTLEKYEREAKEKNRETWYLSWALDTNQEERDKGKTVEVGRAYFETEKKHFTILDAPGHKSFVPNMIGGASQADLAVLVISARKGEFETGFEKGGQTREHAMLAKTAGVKHLIVLINKMDDPTVNWSLDRYEECKEKLVPFLKKVGFNPKKDIHFMPCSGMTGANLKESSELCPWYTGLPFIPHLDSLPIFNRSSDGPIRLSIVDKYKDMGTVVLGKLESGSIMKAQQLIMMPNRHTVEVLSLLSDDVETDYAGPGENLKLRLKGIEEEEILPGFILCNAENLCHSGRTFDAQIVIIEHKSIICPGYNAVLHIHTCIEEVQITALICLVDKKTGDKSKTRPRFVKQDQVCIARLRAAGTICLETFKDFPQMGRFTLRDEGKTIAIGKVLKLVPEKD